A window from Moritella yayanosii encodes these proteins:
- a CDS encoding AraC family transcriptional regulator, with translation MSHISKEKAEFKIVDAFNGLEIVDADYQEQTFSKHVHEGYTIGVIDKGAQRFERSGSIHIADENSIIFVNADDVHTGESATQDGWRYRAMYPHPSHFESMTNDLYDGQFNAPYFNHAVVKDPQLSAQLRLLFTQIDNNASKLLIETILYSIMMYMTLRHSSMKNTPDDISGSKQRLLLAKEYLDAYPEENVSLLTLATMAGLSQFHFIRQFKKVFYIAPHSYQIQMRLKKAKTLLMLGVKPVQVAIDCGFHDQSHFNRHFKKAMGTSPSKFQKQAVLYKML, from the coding sequence ATGTCTCACATCAGCAAGGAAAAAGCTGAATTTAAAATCGTAGATGCCTTTAACGGGTTGGAAATTGTCGATGCTGATTATCAAGAGCAGACATTTTCAAAACATGTGCATGAAGGTTATACGATAGGCGTTATCGATAAAGGCGCACAACGGTTTGAACGCAGTGGCAGTATCCATATTGCCGATGAAAATTCGATTATTTTCGTCAATGCCGACGATGTCCATACGGGGGAGTCGGCGACACAAGACGGTTGGCGGTATCGGGCGATGTATCCGCATCCGTCACATTTTGAGAGTATGACGAATGATCTCTATGATGGTCAGTTTAACGCGCCTTATTTTAATCATGCCGTGGTTAAAGACCCACAGTTATCAGCGCAATTAAGATTACTCTTTACCCAGATCGATAATAACGCTTCAAAATTACTCATTGAAACGATCTTATACAGCATCATGATGTATATGACGCTCCGCCATTCATCGATGAAAAACACACCGGATGATATATCGGGCAGTAAGCAGAGATTATTGTTAGCGAAAGAATATCTTGATGCCTATCCTGAAGAGAATGTGTCACTGCTAACGCTGGCGACGATGGCTGGACTCAGTCAGTTTCATTTTATCCGTCAATTTAAAAAAGTGTTCTATATTGCTCCGCATAGTTACCAGATACAGATGCGATTAAAGAAGGCTAAAACATTGTTAATGCTCGGGGTTAAGCCCGTGCAAGTGGCGATTGATTGTGGTTTTCACGACCAGAGTCATTTCAATCGACATTTTAAAAAAGCGATGGGTACATCTCCCAGTAAATTTCAAAAACAAGCAGTTTTGTACAAGATGCTTTAG
- a CDS encoding GNAT family N-acetyltransferase — protein sequence MQITTPRLSMRQIMAQDWPLFLRLHTESRVIEKCFDQPSDDDIRAKFESRLPHWSVTSGAWLCLLITDVETNTAVGITGFDYDGRSAEVGCLLLPEYFGLGYATESLLGLIAWAMRVHLISVFQGIVTEGNSASEKVLAKCGFKLNEVIPQAYNIGGILYADRIYKLNTNSQA from the coding sequence ATGCAGATCACAACCCCGCGCTTAAGTATGCGTCAAATAATGGCACAAGATTGGCCGTTGTTTTTACGGTTACATACCGAATCACGTGTGATTGAAAAATGTTTTGATCAACCAAGTGACGATGATATTCGCGCTAAGTTTGAATCGCGTTTACCTCACTGGTCTGTGACCTCGGGTGCTTGGCTGTGTTTGCTGATCACCGATGTTGAAACCAATACGGCGGTTGGCATAACGGGATTCGATTATGATGGCCGATCTGCAGAAGTTGGTTGTCTGTTATTACCGGAATATTTTGGCTTGGGCTATGCCACTGAGTCATTGCTGGGACTTATCGCTTGGGCAATGCGCGTGCACCTTATCTCGGTATTTCAAGGTATTGTCACTGAAGGTAATAGTGCTTCAGAGAAGGTATTGGCGAAGTGCGGTTTTAAGCTTAATGAAGTGATACCGCAAGCGTATAACATAGGCGGCATATTGTATGCTGATCGGATTTATAAACTGAATACAAATTCACAGGCTTAA
- a CDS encoding type 2 periplasmic-binding domain-containing protein — MMTNRLSCMASAPLNNYKLLPALISILQTRNLTESARQLNVTQSAIELLVKTDTLLTTPLHIAADFAQTYDLRIIALPIALKPQQYYLLRHAKHHQDPEHTWFRELCHPFLKNHLERTKTLGMKLLHTYK, encoded by the coding sequence ATGATGACTAATCGATTGTCTTGTATGGCGAGTGCACCTTTGAATAACTACAAATTATTACCGGCGTTAATTTCGATATTACAAACTCGTAATTTGACCGAGTCGGCACGACAACTCAATGTCACGCAGTCGGCGATTGAACTGTTAGTAAAGACGGATACCTTACTGACGACACCATTACATATCGCGGCAGACTTTGCCCAGACATACGATCTCCGGATCATCGCACTGCCGATCGCATTAAAACCACAGCAGTATTACTTGTTGAGGCATGCCAAACACCATCAAGATCCAGAACACACTTGGTTTAGAGAGTTGTGTCATCCGTTCCTAAAAAATCATCTTGAACGTACGAAAACACTAGGTATGAAATTACTTCATACCTATAAGTAG
- a CDS encoding permease codes for MFNITQAMVMDTLGMFAFLAAELTVLFLLISYLVGVLQEYIPPAKIQSILSGKNGKGYIVAGLLGAITPFCSCSTIPFLKGLLRAKAGFGPMMVFLFASPLLNPIIIGLFAVTFGMKVTVFYFTIAMGVSVIAGYTLEKLGFEKYVKPQAYIEPEAKGCASAYGGKQAPVSKWMKIWYSTWADFKKVLPYLIGGIALGSMIYGFMPTEFVARIASEDNPFAIPVAAVIGIPLYIRAEAVIPLSAALAAKGMSLGAVMALIIGSAGASLTEVILLKSIFKNQMIAAFLFVILGMAVGAGFLYQFIF; via the coding sequence ATGTTCAACATTACACAAGCAATGGTGATGGATACCTTAGGTATGTTTGCTTTCTTAGCCGCAGAGTTAACGGTGCTTTTTTTACTGATTAGTTATCTAGTCGGTGTGCTGCAAGAGTATATTCCGCCAGCCAAGATCCAAAGTATCCTGAGTGGTAAAAACGGTAAAGGTTATATCGTTGCCGGTTTGTTAGGGGCGATCACACCGTTCTGTTCATGTTCAACAATTCCTTTCTTGAAAGGTTTGTTACGCGCCAAAGCAGGGTTCGGTCCTATGATGGTGTTCTTGTTTGCCAGTCCGCTATTAAACCCTATTATTATCGGTCTGTTTGCCGTTACCTTTGGTATGAAGGTAACCGTGTTTTACTTTACTATTGCAATGGGCGTATCCGTTATCGCTGGTTATACCTTAGAAAAACTGGGTTTTGAAAAATACGTCAAACCACAAGCGTATATTGAACCAGAAGCCAAAGGGTGTGCATCTGCGTATGGCGGTAAACAAGCACCGGTAAGCAAGTGGATGAAAATTTGGTACAGTACCTGGGCTGACTTTAAAAAAGTGCTACCTTATTTAATCGGTGGTATTGCGTTGGGCTCAATGATTTACGGTTTTATGCCAACAGAATTTGTTGCGCGTATCGCGAGTGAAGATAACCCGTTCGCAATTCCGGTTGCTGCCGTCATTGGTATTCCACTTTATATTCGAGCAGAAGCGGTGATCCCATTAAGTGCCGCGTTAGCAGCAAAAGGTATGAGTCTTGGCGCTGTGATGGCATTAATCATTGGCAGTGCAGGCGCGAGTTTAACAGAAGTGATTTTGCTTAAATCTATTTTCAAAAACCAAATGATCGCCGCGTTCTTGTTCGTTATCTTAGGGATGGCTGTAGGTGCTGGCTTTCTATATCAGTTCATTTTCTAA
- a CDS encoding LysR family transcriptional regulator, translating to MLNSKILHYFATIVAQGSYTKAAKHLGIAQSALSIAMRKFEQKIGMPLLIRSSKGVVVTKEGEVLLVHSKDILARIVDAEMALNDLRDLEQGEVRIGIPGMMGSYFFPEILMAFKFKYPNLNLSIVEDGTQIIKEKLLSGELDLGVIVDDHVPDSLQIQRLIRPQMVAAVGKNHALAEAKSVTYADFFTHELVMFKAGYFHREVIDGLCKANNMTAKYSFETNLITMILNIVKNEFAITALLELVTDQEADVKGIPFDPPIYLDLALAWRKDGYLSLANRRFVEFTLAQVN from the coding sequence ATGCTTAATTCTAAAATACTGCATTATTTTGCCACGATTGTTGCACAGGGCAGTTATACCAAGGCGGCCAAGCATCTTGGTATAGCCCAGTCGGCGCTGAGTATTGCTATGCGTAAATTTGAACAGAAAATTGGTATGCCGTTATTGATCCGCAGCAGCAAAGGTGTGGTGGTTACCAAAGAAGGTGAAGTATTACTGGTTCACAGCAAGGATATTCTGGCTCGTATCGTGGATGCTGAAATGGCATTAAACGATTTACGCGATCTTGAACAAGGTGAGGTCAGAATTGGTATTCCCGGGATGATGGGATCGTATTTCTTTCCCGAGATCTTAATGGCATTCAAGTTTAAGTACCCTAATCTAAATCTGAGTATTGTCGAAGATGGTACGCAAATCATTAAAGAAAAGTTACTCTCGGGTGAATTAGACTTGGGCGTTATTGTCGATGATCATGTGCCTGATAGCTTGCAAATTCAGCGTTTAATTCGTCCGCAGATGGTGGCTGCTGTCGGAAAAAATCATGCCTTGGCAGAGGCGAAATCGGTGACTTATGCTGACTTTTTTACCCATGAATTAGTGATGTTTAAGGCCGGTTATTTTCATCGCGAAGTGATTGATGGTTTATGTAAAGCCAATAATATGACCGCGAAGTATTCTTTTGAAACCAACTTGATCACCATGATCCTTAATATCGTGAAGAATGAATTTGCCATTACCGCATTATTGGAGTTGGTCACAGATCAAGAAGCGGACGTTAAAGGCATACCGTTTGATCCACCGATTTATTTGGATCTGGCACTTGCGTGGCGTAAAGATGGGTATTTATCGTTGGCTAATCGACGCTTTGTTGAGTTTACCCTGGCGCAGGTGAATTAA
- a CDS encoding DNA-3-methyladenine glycosylase I: protein MNNRCTWCGEDPLYVAYHDEEWGVPVHDEQRLFEFLILEGAQAGLSWITILKKRENYRNAFHQFDYTIIANYTEDDVKRLLANEGIVRNTLKIRSAIKNAKGFLNIQAEFGSFDAYIWAFVNGVTLQNDLPSLAATPVKTEISEAMSKDLKKRGFNFVGPTICYAFMQAIGMVNDHTTDCFRHHE, encoded by the coding sequence ATGAACAACAGATGCACTTGGTGTGGCGAAGACCCGTTATACGTAGCTTATCATGATGAAGAGTGGGGCGTGCCAGTTCATGATGAACAACGCTTATTCGAATTTCTGATCTTAGAAGGTGCGCAAGCGGGACTCAGTTGGATCACCATATTAAAAAAACGTGAAAACTATCGAAACGCTTTTCACCAGTTTGATTATACGATTATCGCCAATTACACCGAAGACGATGTTAAGCGCTTACTCGCTAATGAAGGGATTGTCCGCAATACCTTAAAGATAAGATCAGCAATAAAAAATGCCAAGGGATTTTTGAATATTCAAGCTGAGTTTGGTTCGTTTGATGCCTATATTTGGGCCTTTGTTAACGGCGTTACCTTGCAAAATGATTTACCCTCACTGGCTGCAACCCCGGTAAAAACTGAAATATCAGAAGCCATGAGTAAAGATTTGAAGAAGCGGGGTTTTAATTTTGTCGGGCCCACGATCTGTTATGCCTTTATGCAAGCAATCGGCATGGTCAACGATCACACCACCGATTGTTTCCGCCATCATGAGTAA
- a CDS encoding type II secretion system protein has protein sequence MDFTASKRNKGFTLIELVITIIVLGVLAATAVPRFIDLKDDAKKETVENFHGSLRATVRLLHMKSQIDNLLGDNVTIATDYEDNGYSRIGYGSGDLKSGLCYAEYHHTDLAQDFTVKTAGC, from the coding sequence ATGGACTTTACTGCTTCTAAAAGGAATAAGGGTTTTACGCTAATTGAATTGGTTATTACCATTATTGTGCTTGGTGTGCTGGCCGCAACAGCGGTACCACGTTTTATTGATTTAAAAGATGATGCAAAAAAAGAAACGGTTGAAAATTTTCACGGCAGCCTGAGGGCAACGGTGCGATTACTGCATATGAAATCCCAAATCGATAATTTATTGGGTGATAATGTCACCATTGCCACCGATTATGAAGATAATGGCTACTCGCGCATTGGTTATGGTTCGGGGGATCTAAAGAGCGGTTTGTGTTATGCCGAATATCACCACACCGACTTGGCTCAAGATTTCACGGTTAAAACAGCGGGCTGCTGA
- a CDS encoding DUF2955 domain-containing protein, producing the protein MMKTMRIWFACVFGLVLSMVFGWSYGFFAVLLPAFIIVRADDWHCSLITQMVFGIIWVTLEVNFISGFLQPYPFLMTVAVAMLFLSKCIAMTKPSGYLFGFTGLLVGSITLNFISYPNFDIEEFTLTLWVSALAIYPICALAYYLFPEPVREAEDRASHISNGAVQHDHIGLLRQTAMGWSISMLAFLIFQFGDLSDSLSAQASIFVVLTPMTFIGSMAAAKIRISGTFLGCLAGMAIQLGLSSWANNGLLFLMAYAIAAGFFARLLSLGGVKSGLGFSALAALSVPLTTAFQPGQQDAFFSILYRFSSITLAVILTSLAIWLTHCVLVRVIKSPAECR; encoded by the coding sequence ATGATGAAAACGATGCGAATTTGGTTTGCTTGTGTGTTTGGCTTGGTGTTAAGTATGGTGTTTGGTTGGTCGTATGGATTTTTTGCGGTGTTATTACCCGCGTTTATTATCGTCCGTGCGGATGATTGGCATTGCAGCTTAATAACCCAAATGGTTTTCGGCATTATTTGGGTGACGTTGGAGGTCAATTTTATTTCAGGATTCTTGCAACCTTACCCTTTCTTGATGACTGTTGCGGTGGCGATGTTATTTCTCAGTAAATGCATCGCTATGACCAAACCAAGCGGTTATCTGTTTGGGTTTACAGGCTTGCTGGTGGGGTCTATTACGCTTAATTTTATCAGCTATCCGAATTTTGATATTGAAGAATTCACGCTGACATTGTGGGTCAGTGCGCTTGCTATCTATCCTATTTGTGCGCTGGCGTATTATTTGTTTCCCGAGCCTGTGCGCGAAGCAGAGGATAGGGCATCACACATCAGTAATGGCGCAGTACAACACGATCATATTGGCTTGTTACGGCAAACCGCAATGGGCTGGAGCATATCCATGTTGGCGTTTCTGATTTTTCAGTTTGGCGATCTGAGTGATTCTTTATCTGCGCAAGCGTCTATTTTTGTTGTCCTCACACCAATGACCTTTATTGGTTCAATGGCCGCCGCTAAAATTCGAATAAGCGGCACATTTTTAGGGTGTTTGGCTGGTATGGCAATTCAATTAGGTTTATCAAGTTGGGCTAATAATGGGCTGCTATTTTTAATGGCGTATGCGATAGCCGCTGGTTTCTTTGCCCGGTTATTATCATTGGGTGGGGTTAAATCTGGCCTTGGTTTTTCGGCTCTGGCCGCGTTATCTGTGCCTCTTACCACCGCTTTCCAGCCGGGACAGCAAGATGCTTTCTTTTCGATTCTCTATCGTTTTAGCTCGATTACCTTGGCCGTTATCCTGACGTCGTTGGCGATATGGCTGACTCATTGTGTTTTAGTTCGAGTGATTAAATCACCGGCTGAATGTCGTTAA
- a CDS encoding 2OG-Fe(II) oxygenase, translating to MNRLDIADLIIAKITEQAETVKNMYESSVSNIGYFYIDNFLPVDLATKIHDAFPSYNDMMLIGGKYNLREYKYVTAQMNDHHPLLEETIFAFQDHRILALIKNICGIDSLYPDENLYAGGISLMHQGQFLNPHLDNSHEKDRKQWRVLNLLYYVTPDWQQANGGNLELWPGGIENKQLTIDSSFNRLIVMATHDGSWHSVSPITADKNRTCVSNYYFSDDALKPTDQFHVTSFRGRPEQGVRDVALQADNALRQSVRKLFPLGMIKTKQIYKK from the coding sequence ATGAACAGACTCGATATTGCAGACTTAATTATCGCTAAAATAACGGAGCAAGCTGAAACAGTCAAAAATATGTATGAGAGCTCTGTCAGTAATATTGGTTACTTCTATATTGATAACTTCCTTCCCGTTGATTTAGCCACAAAAATACATGATGCATTTCCCAGCTATAACGACATGATGCTCATTGGTGGCAAATATAACCTCAGAGAATACAAATACGTCACCGCCCAAATGAATGATCACCATCCACTATTAGAAGAAACTATTTTTGCATTTCAAGACCATCGTATTCTTGCCTTAATTAAAAATATTTGTGGTATTGATAGCCTCTATCCCGATGAAAACCTGTATGCAGGGGGAATTTCATTGATGCACCAAGGCCAGTTCCTCAACCCGCATTTAGACAATTCACATGAAAAAGACCGCAAACAATGGCGTGTTCTCAACCTGTTATATTATGTAACACCAGATTGGCAGCAGGCCAACGGCGGTAATTTAGAACTCTGGCCCGGCGGCATCGAAAACAAGCAACTCACCATAGATAGCTCATTCAATCGACTCATCGTCATGGCCACACATGATGGGTCATGGCACTCCGTTAGCCCCATCACCGCCGATAAAAATAGAACCTGTGTATCAAATTATTACTTTTCGGATGATGCGCTCAAACCCACAGATCAATTCCATGTCACTTCATTTCGCGGTAGGCCCGAGCAGGGCGTCAGAGATGTGGCTTTACAAGCTGATAATGCGTTGCGTCAAAGCGTGCGAAAACTGTTTCCTTTAGGCATGATAAAAACCAAGCAGATTTATAAAAAATAA
- a CDS encoding YceI family protein: protein MRINIFLSLVLLSFQSFASDQFNIMTDFSSVSFATIKKQFVVEPATISGLTGSLDDNGKFAITVPVINVETGIGIRNDRLNSLFFNSGLNPTVHITGQFELAALAQDITKLTVPADVSFYGNKKTFNFPVIITKTKNTITVSSYAPVIVRASDFGIPTENLTKLAATVGGLALSDIIPLNINLVFKK from the coding sequence ATGAGAATTAACATATTTTTATCACTGGTATTACTTTCATTTCAATCATTCGCATCTGACCAATTTAATATAATGACTGATTTTTCATCGGTGAGCTTTGCCACCATCAAAAAACAATTTGTAGTGGAACCAGCAACAATTAGTGGGCTCACGGGTAGCCTAGATGATAATGGTAAATTTGCTATCACGGTTCCAGTGATCAATGTTGAAACAGGTATAGGCATCAGAAATGATCGGCTTAATTCATTATTTTTTAATTCAGGGTTAAATCCGACAGTCCATATCACGGGGCAGTTTGAATTAGCCGCGTTAGCGCAAGATATTACCAAATTGACCGTACCTGCAGACGTGTCTTTCTATGGTAATAAGAAAACATTTAACTTCCCTGTCATTATCACGAAAACAAAGAATACCATCACCGTCAGTTCGTATGCGCCAGTGATCGTCAGAGCCAGTGATTTTGGTATTCCTACAGAGAACTTAACCAAGCTTGCAGCAACAGTCGGCGGCCTTGCCCTTTCTGATATTATTCCTTTAAATATTAATCTAGTATTTAAAAAATAA
- a CDS encoding LysE family translocator, whose translation MELTAWLSLALICMMGAMTPGPSLAVVLKHTISGGRVNGVAASIAHGVGVGVYATLTVVGLAIVIQQTPWLFNVIKYAGVAMLLRLAYKALTSKPALGDVAQQQEVVTLKDSIVQGFMIAFLNPKLAIFFLALFGQFVEADAGWLQNLIMVGTVFSIDTLWYCLIAVVLSQSAMLDKLRNNVHKIDKVTGVVLLAVAARVAM comes from the coding sequence ATGGAATTAACTGCATGGCTGTCTTTAGCACTGATTTGTATGATGGGCGCGATGACACCGGGTCCGAGTCTGGCGGTGGTATTAAAGCATACTATTTCAGGTGGTCGGGTTAATGGTGTTGCAGCCAGTATTGCCCATGGGGTAGGTGTCGGCGTGTATGCGACGTTAACTGTGGTTGGTTTAGCGATTGTGATCCAACAAACGCCTTGGTTATTTAATGTCATTAAATATGCCGGTGTGGCGATGTTATTACGCTTGGCTTATAAGGCATTAACGTCAAAACCTGCGTTAGGCGATGTTGCTCAACAGCAAGAAGTGGTGACCTTAAAAGACAGTATTGTACAAGGTTTTATGATCGCGTTTCTGAATCCTAAATTAGCGATATTCTTTTTAGCGTTATTTGGTCAATTTGTCGAAGCGGATGCGGGCTGGTTACAAAACCTGATCATGGTGGGTACGGTATTTAGTATTGATACCTTGTGGTATTGCCTTATAGCAGTGGTGTTATCACAGTCGGCGATGTTGGATAAATTAAGAAATAATGTGCATAAGATTGATAAGGTAACTGGCGTGGTATTGCTGGCGGTTGCTGCGCGTGTAGCTATGTAG
- a CDS encoding AzlC family ABC transporter permease, protein MLNETDVACNLVTSPITSPIISDVKTINRAVLDIMPLALATVPWGILCGSLAIKIGLTAIQTQLMSLLVFAGAAQLASITILGAAGAISSIFSSTFVISSRHLLYSAVFREHVRQRSFLSRCCIAFFLTDEMFAVTCAYIEKHKTFSALYAISAGITFYVVWNVSTFAGIVAGQYIPNLENLGLEFAIAATFIAIVIPSIKDPSILIAVLVSGFSALVLSIYIPDSALIIATITGMLAGYFTPIKE, encoded by the coding sequence ATGCTAAATGAAACTGATGTCGCCTGTAACCTTGTAACAAGCCCTATAACAAGCCCTATAATAAGCGATGTAAAAACAATTAATCGTGCGGTGCTCGATATTATGCCGTTGGCACTGGCGACGGTACCGTGGGGGATCTTATGCGGTTCGCTAGCCATTAAAATTGGACTGACTGCGATCCAGACTCAGTTAATGTCGTTATTGGTTTTTGCTGGTGCGGCACAGCTCGCCAGTATTACGATTTTGGGCGCAGCGGGAGCCATCTCCTCTATTTTTTCATCTACCTTTGTGATCAGTTCTCGCCATCTTTTATATTCAGCGGTGTTTAGAGAGCATGTTCGGCAGCGATCTTTTTTATCACGCTGTTGTATTGCCTTTTTCCTCACGGATGAAATGTTTGCAGTCACTTGTGCTTATATCGAGAAACATAAGACCTTCTCGGCGTTATATGCGATAAGTGCTGGTATTACGTTTTATGTCGTTTGGAATGTCTCAACGTTCGCAGGCATTGTTGCGGGGCAATACATTCCTAACCTGGAAAATTTAGGGCTAGAGTTTGCGATAGCAGCGACCTTTATTGCCATTGTGATCCCGTCAATCAAAGATCCATCCATCCTCATTGCTGTACTTGTGAGTGGCTTTAGTGCCTTAGTATTATCTATTTACATCCCTGATTCTGCACTGATTATTGCAACTATCACTGGCATGTTAGCGGGCTATTTTACCCCAATTAAGGAGTAA
- a CDS encoding MFS transporter, producing the protein MIALHSQDYKKVTLGLGLGSFLVFCNLYYFQPLLPYFMVKFNASELQVNWLFSSTTLAIALSLLPWAILSEVIGRRPIMRCSLILIPFINLLMFISSDLHTLILLRALLGIVLAGFIAVAVAYMAEEFAPPALLIAVGGYISANTLGGIIGRIYGGVMTDAIGLQWTTLAMSILSGMALLIIFPLILKQRHFIAQPGRLRTHGKQILRHIKTPTLILAMLIGGLNFAVFINVFSVMGFKLSAAPISLPASLLSLMFLCYLSGTLSARLSGRWMHSHSLFSGILLGISISVLGLIIMSVQTIIAIMIGLLVLSAGAFFIHALAYSHIGRSATQGKSTATALYLVIYYSGGSVGGFILIYCWQVGGWWAVLTATSIIHTLMVGLVLALQWVSRNPHIDVTDKLVSCQ; encoded by the coding sequence ATGATTGCACTGCATTCTCAAGATTATAAAAAAGTCACCTTAGGGCTTGGACTGGGCTCATTTCTGGTGTTTTGCAATTTATACTATTTTCAGCCGCTGCTGCCGTATTTCATGGTTAAGTTTAACGCCTCTGAATTACAAGTTAATTGGTTATTTTCCAGCACCACCCTGGCTATCGCCTTATCACTGCTGCCTTGGGCGATCTTATCTGAAGTGATCGGCCGCCGCCCCATCATGCGTTGCAGTTTAATACTCATTCCCTTTATTAACCTTTTAATGTTTATTAGCTCAGATCTACACACATTAATTTTACTGCGTGCATTACTCGGTATTGTGCTCGCAGGATTCATTGCTGTGGCAGTGGCGTATATGGCAGAAGAATTCGCGCCCCCCGCATTGTTGATCGCAGTAGGCGGTTACATCAGTGCGAATACCTTAGGCGGTATTATTGGTCGGATATATGGCGGGGTGATGACAGATGCAATCGGCTTACAGTGGACCACGCTTGCGATGTCGATACTCAGTGGCATGGCTCTACTCATTATATTTCCGCTGATATTAAAACAACGCCACTTTATTGCCCAGCCAGGACGATTGCGTACACACGGAAAACAAATATTAAGACATATTAAAACGCCAACATTAATCTTGGCTATGCTGATTGGTGGATTAAATTTTGCCGTGTTTATTAATGTGTTTTCGGTGATGGGATTTAAATTATCTGCCGCGCCCATTTCACTACCTGCCAGTCTATTATCACTGATGTTCTTGTGCTACCTCAGCGGTACATTATCAGCAAGATTAAGTGGTCGCTGGATGCATTCCCACAGTTTATTCAGCGGGATCCTATTGGGTATTAGCATTAGTGTGCTTGGTTTAATCATCATGTCGGTGCAAACAATAATCGCAATCATGATCGGGTTATTGGTATTAAGCGCTGGCGCATTCTTTATTCATGCGCTGGCTTACAGTCATATTGGCCGCAGCGCAACACAAGGTAAATCAACCGCAACCGCGCTATACCTAGTGATCTATTATTCGGGTGGTAGTGTCGGTGGCTTTATTCTTATCTACTGCTGGCAAGTCGGTGGTTGGTGGGCGGTATTAACCGCAACAAGCATTATTCATACCCTCATGGTGGGGTTGGTCTTGGCGCTTCAATGGGTTTCTCGCAATCCACACATCGACGTCACTGACAAGCTTGTGTCTTGTCAGTGA
- a CDS encoding AzlD domain-containing protein: MMDDFWLVLGGMTCITFSCRYLFLSRLVSFELSPKIKRALSFTAPAVLTAMWVPIVFLGHQSSEVAFLNSPFLYAGLLTVLLSLKIKNTLAVVFIGMCAFMVFRLTL; encoded by the coding sequence ATGATGGATGATTTTTGGTTAGTGTTAGGAGGGATGACATGTATTACGTTTTCATGTCGGTATTTGTTTTTATCTCGACTTGTTTCATTTGAATTAAGTCCGAAAATAAAGCGTGCTTTAAGCTTTACAGCCCCAGCGGTATTAACCGCGATGTGGGTGCCGATTGTATTTTTAGGACATCAAAGCAGTGAGGTAGCATTTTTGAATAGTCCGTTTTTATATGCAGGTTTATTGACTGTGTTATTAAGTTTAAAAATAAAGAATACCTTAGCTGTGGTATTTATAGGTATGTGTGCTTTTATGGTATTTAGGCTTACTTTGTAA